A stretch of Prunus dulcis chromosome 6, ALMONDv2, whole genome shotgun sequence DNA encodes these proteins:
- the LOC117632310 gene encoding probable xyloglucan galactosyltransferase GT17 — MSSRKQAPPSFPWTEGEKYSSNNNNSKFKEIFYYFFTLNTIPYVLVRCCALLFLFLSASWLLLLLLCFPPTTTTTSSNDVVREQAQVAEPQSPFKIPTCDKNMSVYVYTLPPQFNLGLLSQCNNLSIKANMCPAVANSGLGQPLNYSRRGHSAVTSSWYTTHQYTAEIIFHARLQNHPCRTQDPARASLFYVPFYGGFDALSKYREANLTARDELTFSLVDYIQAQPWWQRNHGKDHFMALGTVVWDFMRTMSNASSSCSSSSKVRTPGTLLKLPAAVNMSVLIIERHPWQPNQHGIPYPSYFHPSTWREMAAWQRKMRLMERPHLFSFVGARRKNKAAIRNEFIRQCGESTRCKLLNCEGPDGVRRCLQPREIMRVMTRSQFCLQAPGDTPTRRSTFDSVLAGCVPVFFSRHTAYSQYAWYLPGDASRYSVYIDEKSSASRGIEEELLKISSEKVKMMREEIIDLMPSLTYAHPNATDFGFGDAVDVALASLAKHIGELIN; from the coding sequence atGTCTTCGCGAAAGCAGGCACCTCCTAGTTTTCCATGGACGGAGGGAGAGAAAtacagcagcaacaacaacaactccAAATTCAAAGAAATATTTTACTACTTCTTCACCCTAAACACTATTCCCTACGTCCTTGTCAGATGCTGTGctctcctttttctctttctatcCGCTTCTTggcttctccttctcctcctttgCTTCCCGCCCACAACAACCACCACTTCTTCAAACGACGTCGTCAGAGAACAAGCTCAAGTTGCTGAACCACAATCGCCATTCAAAATCCCCACGTGCGACAAAAACATGTCAGTCTATGTATACACTTTGCCGCCCCAGTTCAACCTCGGACTCCTTAGCCAATGCAACAACTTAAGCATAAAGGCCAACATGTGTCCCGCCGTTGCCAATTCCGGCCTCGGCCAGCCACTTAATTATTCCCGCAGAGGGCACTCCGCTGTCACTAGTAGCTGGTACACCACCCACCAGTACACGGCGGAGATCATATTCCACGCGCGACTACAGAACCACCCGTGTCGCACGCAGGATCCCGCACGCGCCTCCCTCTTCTACGTCCCCTTCTACGGCGGCTTTGACGCTCTAAGCAAGTACCGTGAAGCCAACCTCACGGCCCGTGACGAGCTGACGTTTAGCTTGGTTGACTACATACAGGCTCAGCCTTGGTGGCAGAGGAACCATGGTAAGGACCACTTTATGGCCCTGGGGACGGTCGTATGGGATTTCATGCGAACCATGAGCAACGCCAGTTCCTcctgctcctcctcctccaaagTTCGTACGCCCGGTACCCTCCTAAAGCTACCCGCCGCCGTAAACATGTCGGTGCTGATTATAGAGAGACATCCTTGGCAACCAAACCAACACGGCATCCCCTACCCTTCCTATTTCCATCCGTCCACGTGGCGGGAGATGGCGGCGTGGCAGAGGAAGATGAGGCTGATGGAGAGGCCCCATCTGTTCTCTTTCGTCGGTGCACGCAGAAAGAACAAGGCGGCCATCAGGAACGAGTTCATAAGGCAATGCGGTGAGTCAACTCGGTGCAAGCTCTTGAACTGCGAGGGGCCCGACGGGGTAAGAAGGTGTTTGCAGCCGAGGGAGATCATGAGGGTGATGACGCGTTCTCAGTTCTGCTTGCAAGCGCCCGGCGACACACCGACGAGGCGGTCAACGTTTGACTCGGTGCTTGCTGGTTGCGTGCCTGTTTTCTTCTCACGTCACACGGCTTACAGTCAGTATGCATGGTATTTGCCTGGAGATGCAAGCAGGTACTCGGTTTACATAGACGAGAAGAGCAGTGCGAGTAGAGGAATAGAAGAGGAGCTGTTGAAGATTTCGAGCGAGAAGGTGAAGATGATGCGTGAAGAAATTATAGATTTGATGCCAAGTCTCACTTATGCGCATCCGAATGCCActgattttgggtttggggatGCTGTGGATGTTGCACTTGCAtcattggccaagcacattggtgaattaattaattaa